Proteins encoded in a region of the Ruegeria sp. AD91A genome:
- a CDS encoding OpgC family protein, with product MATISPASDFAPAAAPAAASASTRDPRLDFYRGIAMFIILIAHIPNDPWAKWIPARFGYSDATEIFVFCSGMASAIAFGGAFLRKGWWMGTARVAYRIWQVYWAHIALFFFVAMTMAALDQTGTFEKTYVSSLNLQHFFNDPAPQMVGIFTLTYVPNYFDILPMYLVVLALMPLYMALYRVSFWLMAAVCVAIWFIAQTGALALPAEPWSARQWFFNPFGWQLLFFTGFAFMRGWIPAPPVSKSLIWVAIAFVVLSAPFGSWKVFTWINTAAPELGAVIRKGWPLTEELRGKTEFGLLRYVHFLSLAYLGWVAAGEHGHRLIATGHGVGARIWQFLLAVITKVGQQSLAVFVFSMAAARLIGVALDQAGRDVATVFVANMIGFAMIIGVAYLAAWFKSQPWKSKK from the coding sequence ATGGCGACCATATCGCCCGCTTCTGATTTTGCACCCGCTGCGGCCCCCGCCGCAGCCTCTGCCAGCACGCGCGATCCGCGGCTGGATTTCTACCGTGGCATTGCGATGTTTATCATCTTGATTGCACATATCCCCAATGATCCCTGGGCCAAATGGATTCCCGCGCGGTTTGGCTATTCCGATGCAACCGAGATCTTTGTGTTCTGTTCGGGTATGGCCTCGGCCATCGCCTTTGGAGGTGCATTTCTGCGCAAAGGCTGGTGGATGGGAACCGCACGTGTCGCGTACCGCATTTGGCAGGTTTATTGGGCGCATATTGCCTTGTTCTTCTTTGTTGCCATGACGATGGCCGCGCTGGATCAGACTGGCACGTTCGAGAAAACCTATGTCTCGTCGCTGAACCTACAGCATTTTTTCAATGACCCCGCGCCGCAGATGGTCGGGATTTTCACTCTGACCTATGTTCCGAACTACTTCGATATCCTGCCGATGTATCTGGTCGTACTGGCGCTGATGCCGCTCTACATGGCGCTCTACCGCGTCAGTTTCTGGCTGATGGCGGCAGTTTGCGTGGCCATCTGGTTCATCGCACAAACCGGCGCGCTGGCCCTTCCCGCTGAACCCTGGTCCGCGCGCCAGTGGTTCTTCAACCCTTTTGGCTGGCAATTGCTGTTCTTCACCGGCTTTGCATTCATGCGCGGTTGGATCCCGGCCCCGCCCGTGTCAAAGTCTTTGATCTGGGTGGCAATTGCCTTTGTCGTCCTGTCGGCTCCGTTCGGATCTTGGAAAGTCTTCACCTGGATCAATACGGCTGCGCCCGAGCTAGGCGCAGTGATCCGCAAGGGCTGGCCCCTGACCGAAGAGCTGCGCGGTAAAACCGAGTTCGGCCTTCTGCGATATGTCCACTTTCTGTCGCTGGCCTATCTGGGATGGGTTGCAGCGGGCGAGCACGGCCACCGTCTGATCGCAACAGGTCATGGTGTGGGCGCACGTATCTGGCAATTTCTGCTGGCCGTTATCACCAAGGTCGGCCAGCAATCCCTTGCCGTCTTTGTGTTTTCCATGGCCGCGGCCCGGCTGATCGGCGTCGCGCTGGATCAGGCTGGGCGGGATGTCGCCACTGTCTTTGTCGCCAACATGATTGGGTTTGCGATGATCATCGGCGTTGCTTATCTGGCAGCTTGGTTCAAGTCACAACCCTGGAAGTCGAAGAAATGA
- a CDS encoding glucan biosynthesis protein, translating into MKFTRREFLVSTTALAFAPTAYATGGETPFDREYVIEMARDLASRPYVEREMVPQEWQDLSYQQYRSIRFRLDRALWYETETPFNVDFFTPGLYFPRTVKVETVENGMTKPVAFDLEMFDKSEDVPQLPIDDTLGFSGLRLRTEMHRPGKTDEFCVWQGASYFRAIGLHEVYGLSARGLALKTGDPDGEEFPEFIRFWLERPEPGQRNMVVHALLDSPSVTGAYRFNVTAGTDCIMDVEATLFPREELPHVGIAPGTSMFLFDQTNHSRFDDFRPAVHDSDGLLIRNGAGEVLWRPLANPTRLQVSSFVDTNPRGFGLIQRKREFSDYADLEANYHKRPGLWVEPQEYWGKGSVTLVEIPADQEIYDNIVAYWRPAEPFAAGSQVDLSYRLIWGEEPQRTPMPRVVNTAMGENTFGEGRLAVIDFEDSELFADIDAITVFVDSPHAETSDGVLQRNPDTGGLRLAFSFQPSDRNHVELRAQLLKDKQPASEVWLYRWTT; encoded by the coding sequence ATGAAATTCACACGCCGCGAATTCCTCGTCTCGACGACTGCTTTGGCCTTTGCCCCGACCGCGTACGCGACGGGCGGTGAGACGCCTTTTGACCGTGAATACGTAATTGAAATGGCCCGCGATCTGGCCAGCCGCCCCTATGTGGAACGCGAGATGGTACCACAGGAATGGCAGGACCTGAGCTATCAGCAATATCGCTCCATCCGGTTCCGGCTTGACCGGGCGCTGTGGTACGAAACCGAGACGCCATTCAATGTCGATTTCTTCACCCCCGGCCTGTATTTCCCCCGCACCGTAAAGGTGGAGACGGTCGAGAACGGCATGACCAAGCCGGTCGCCTTCGATCTGGAAATGTTCGACAAGTCCGAAGACGTGCCGCAACTGCCAATCGATGACACGCTGGGCTTCTCCGGCCTGCGCCTGCGCACTGAAATGCACCGCCCCGGCAAAACAGATGAATTCTGCGTCTGGCAGGGGGCCAGCTATTTCCGCGCCATCGGTCTGCACGAGGTCTACGGACTGTCCGCGCGGGGTCTGGCGTTGAAAACCGGCGATCCGGATGGTGAGGAATTCCCCGAATTCATCCGTTTCTGGCTGGAGCGTCCCGAACCGGGCCAACGAAACATGGTCGTGCATGCATTGTTGGACAGCCCCAGCGTGACCGGAGCCTATCGTTTCAACGTCACGGCGGGCACGGATTGCATCATGGATGTCGAGGCAACGCTGTTCCCGCGCGAAGAACTGCCCCATGTGGGCATCGCTCCGGGAACTTCGATGTTCCTGTTCGACCAGACCAACCACAGCCGGTTCGACGATTTCCGCCCTGCTGTGCACGACAGTGACGGCCTGCTGATCCGCAATGGCGCGGGCGAGGTTTTGTGGCGTCCGTTGGCCAACCCGACCCGTCTGCAGGTTTCATCCTTCGTCGATACAAACCCACGCGGGTTTGGTCTAATACAGCGCAAACGAGAGTTTTCGGACTACGCCGATCTCGAGGCAAATTACCACAAGCGCCCGGGCCTGTGGGTCGAGCCCCAGGAATACTGGGGCAAAGGCTCGGTGACGCTGGTTGAGATCCCGGCAGATCAGGAAATCTATGACAACATCGTCGCCTATTGGCGTCCGGCTGAGCCCTTTGCGGCCGGCAGTCAGGTCGACCTGTCCTATCGCTTGATCTGGGGGGAAGAACCCCAACGCACACCGATGCCACGCGTAGTCAACACCGCGATGGGCGAGAACACCTTTGGCGAAGGCCGGCTGGCCGTCATCGACTTTGAAGACAGCGAATTGTTCGCGGATATCGACGCGATCACGGTTTTCGTGGATTCCCCCCATGCGGAAACCTCGGACGGGGTATTGCAACGCAACCCGGATACCGGTGGCCTGCGTCTGGCGTTCTCATTCCAGCCCAGCGATCGTAACCATGTGGAACTGCGGGCGCAGTTGCTGAAAGACAAACAGCCTGCCTCAGAGGTCTGGCTATACCGATGGACCACATGA
- the mdoH gene encoding glucans biosynthesis glucosyltransferase MdoH, protein MNRDLHIMPPEAPLAMPAQNFGARFRDADAPSGQNRSSTGFWRALAFSPAMAATLALLWVMSDWFGAAGINVIEGILLTLISFNFFWISFTVCTVLLGMVSLAKQERPKRRTAAQPLRVALLTPVYNEVPWNVLGNARTMLEDLQARGGQHHYAMFILSDTRDPEIAAQEQASVEALRTTLAPGLELYYRRREQNTDRKVGNIADWVSRWGADWDAMLVLDADSLMTGRAIHRLTDALACDPGAGLIQSYPQLIGAQSVFARMQQFANGVYGIAFAEGLARWCGQEGNYWGHNAIIRTKAFAASAGLPKLRSFSGQDKLIMSHDFVEAGLLRRAGWAVRFLPRIRGSYEETPPTLIDHAMRDRRWCQGNLQHLKLLGSSGFRAVSRFHMFHGAVGYLMSPLWFALLLMWALIGQGQDASVLHYFSPDNPLFPQWPEMSETRHALIILVMYAMLLAPKVLGVLALPLSGVRYADFGGGRKFLGSFLAEVLLSILYAPILMVQQMIAVFRTAFGIQRGWSPQARDGGTYGLRTLILCHALETVSGVALSVGILSGLVSIWLAPIAISLALAIPLSALSGVSAGAARKMVGMREDFSEPAITRSARRYRDELKRLVEGKGNMTPAE, encoded by the coding sequence ATGAACCGCGATCTGCATATCATGCCGCCCGAAGCCCCTCTGGCGATGCCTGCGCAGAACTTTGGCGCACGTTTCCGGGATGCGGACGCACCTTCCGGTCAGAACAGATCATCTACCGGATTCTGGCGCGCGCTTGCCTTTTCGCCTGCAATGGCCGCCACTCTGGCCTTGCTATGGGTCATGAGCGATTGGTTCGGTGCGGCGGGCATCAACGTGATTGAAGGCATCCTTTTGACCTTGATCTCGTTCAACTTCTTCTGGATTTCCTTCACCGTCTGCACCGTTTTGCTGGGCATGGTGTCGCTGGCAAAACAGGAACGTCCCAAGCGCCGGACCGCAGCGCAACCCCTGCGGGTGGCGCTGCTGACCCCGGTCTACAACGAGGTCCCCTGGAACGTACTGGGCAATGCCCGCACCATGTTGGAAGATCTTCAGGCGCGCGGCGGGCAGCACCACTATGCCATGTTCATCCTGTCGGACACGCGCGACCCGGAGATTGCGGCACAGGAACAGGCCAGCGTCGAGGCACTGCGCACCACGCTGGCACCTGGGCTTGAGCTGTACTATCGCCGCCGCGAACAGAATACCGATCGCAAAGTGGGCAACATTGCCGACTGGGTCAGCCGCTGGGGCGCGGATTGGGATGCCATGCTGGTGCTGGATGCCGACAGCCTGATGACCGGGCGCGCGATCCATCGCCTGACCGATGCACTGGCATGCGATCCGGGTGCGGGCTTGATTCAAAGCTATCCGCAACTGATCGGCGCGCAGTCTGTCTTTGCCCGGATGCAGCAATTTGCGAACGGCGTCTACGGCATTGCCTTTGCCGAAGGTCTGGCCCGCTGGTGCGGGCAGGAAGGCAACTATTGGGGCCACAACGCGATTATCCGCACCAAGGCTTTTGCCGCAAGCGCCGGATTGCCCAAGCTGCGTTCGTTCAGCGGTCAGGACAAACTGATCATGAGCCACGATTTCGTCGAGGCTGGCCTGTTGCGCCGCGCCGGATGGGCCGTGCGATTTCTGCCGCGCATTCGCGGATCATATGAAGAAACACCGCCCACCCTCATCGATCACGCCATGCGGGACCGCCGCTGGTGTCAGGGCAACCTGCAACACCTGAAACTGTTGGGTTCATCCGGATTCCGTGCCGTGTCGCGGTTCCACATGTTCCATGGCGCAGTCGGCTATCTGATGTCCCCATTGTGGTTCGCCCTGTTGTTGATGTGGGCGCTTATCGGTCAGGGTCAGGATGCCTCTGTCCTGCATTATTTCAGCCCCGACAATCCTCTGTTCCCGCAATGGCCCGAGATGTCGGAAACCCGTCACGCGCTGATCATTCTGGTCATGTACGCGATGCTGTTGGCCCCCAAGGTTCTGGGCGTTCTGGCCCTGCCGCTAAGCGGTGTACGCTACGCGGATTTCGGTGGCGGGCGGAAATTCCTTGGCTCTTTCCTGGCAGAGGTTCTATTGTCGATCCTTTACGCTCCGATCCTGATGGTGCAACAGATGATCGCTGTTTTCCGTACGGCTTTCGGCATTCAGCGCGGTTGGTCGCCTCAGGCCCGCGACGGTGGCACCTATGGTCTGCGAACGCTGATCCTGTGCCATGCACTTGAAACCGTCAGTGGAGTGGCGCTGAGCGTCGGTATCCTGTCCGGTCTGGTGTCGATCTGGCTGGCCCCGATTGCCATCAGCCTGGCTCTGGCTATCCCATTATCTGCGCTCAGCGGTGTCTCGGCAGGTGCCGCGCGCAAAATGGTCGGAATGCGGGAGGACTTCAGCGAACCCGCCATCACCCGGTCAGCGCGCCGCTATCGCGATGAACTGAAGCGACTGGTCGAAGGCAAAGGCAACATGACCCCGGCCGAGTGA
- a CDS encoding PHB depolymerase family esterase, producing MIREFSLAIAVTVTGQAALAGCAGQEDTCETPMGAYHIELPDADNAPMVVFLHGYGGSGSGTMRNRGMVEPLLKRGYAVMAPEGLERPGRGGTKSWNFYPGFGDRDETAFLTELVQDAAKRFGIDADRVLLGGFSAGAFMVNYLACEAPDTFSAYVPVSGGFWRPHPETCNGPIRMFHTHGWTDNVVPLEGRLLGGGRYQQGDIYAGLEIWRDANRCIDHKPTGFSTTGGFMRRRWTTCAEGSALEFALFPGGHTVPAGWADMMVDWYEGLPGS from the coding sequence ATGATCCGGGAATTCAGCCTGGCTATAGCCGTTACAGTGACCGGGCAAGCCGCTTTGGCGGGGTGTGCCGGGCAAGAGGATACATGTGAGACGCCCATGGGTGCCTATCACATCGAACTGCCCGATGCCGACAATGCGCCCATGGTGGTTTTCCTGCATGGGTATGGCGGCAGCGGGTCGGGTACGATGCGCAATCGCGGGATGGTCGAACCGCTGTTGAAACGCGGTTACGCGGTGATGGCCCCTGAGGGGCTGGAACGGCCCGGCCGGGGCGGAACCAAAAGCTGGAATTTCTATCCAGGCTTTGGGGATCGGGACGAAACCGCTTTTCTGACCGAATTGGTGCAAGACGCGGCAAAGCGGTTTGGTATCGACGCCGACCGTGTCTTGCTGGGCGGGTTTTCCGCTGGTGCTTTCATGGTCAACTATCTGGCTTGCGAGGCCCCCGATACGTTCTCGGCCTATGTTCCGGTTTCCGGTGGTTTCTGGCGTCCGCATCCTGAAACCTGCAATGGACCGATCCGCATGTTCCATACGCATGGCTGGACAGACAATGTGGTGCCGCTGGAAGGGCGCCTGCTGGGCGGAGGGCGCTATCAGCAGGGGGATATCTACGCGGGCCTGGAAATCTGGCGTGATGCCAACAGATGTATAGATCACAAACCAACCGGGTTCAGTACTACAGGTGGTTTCATGCGCCGACGCTGGACCACCTGTGCCGAAGGCAGCGCGCTGGAATTTGCTTTGTTTCCCGGAGGGCATACCGTTCCCGCGGGCTGGGCCGACATGATGGTCGATTGGTATGAAGGGCTTCCCGGCAGTTAA
- a CDS encoding rhodanese-like domain-containing protein gives MLIGVCAAIAGGFAIREYRLIPEDHGGGRISVAVAHEQAVDGRILLVDIRTPREWRASGIGEGAVPLDMRREDFVNALTELTGGNQAAPVALICARGVRSARLSNRLIEAGFTNIIDVPEGMLGSAAGPGWVRAGLPVQKFDEDAG, from the coding sequence ATGTTGATCGGCGTTTGTGCTGCGATCGCAGGTGGGTTTGCGATCAGGGAATACCGTTTGATCCCCGAAGACCACGGTGGCGGCCGGATCAGCGTAGCCGTTGCCCATGAACAGGCAGTAGACGGGCGCATTCTGCTGGTAGATATCCGCACCCCGCGCGAATGGCGGGCATCCGGAATTGGCGAGGGTGCTGTGCCGCTGGATATGCGGCGCGAAGATTTCGTCAATGCACTGACGGAATTGACCGGCGGCAATCAGGCAGCGCCAGTGGCGCTGATCTGCGCGCGCGGTGTGCGTTCAGCACGCCTGAGCAACCGCCTGATCGAGGCTGGATTTACCAATATCATCGACGTGCCCGAGGGCATGCTGGGTTCGGCCGCAGGGCCGGGATGGGTTCGGGCCGGATTACCGGTTCAAAAATTTGATGAGGATGCAGGATGA
- a CDS encoding monovalent cation/H+ antiporter subunit A, whose translation MSLFLIAALPFLGAVFPALLIRAGRNAAASSAGLTTFLALMGLLIHIPAVMRGEVVTARFDWIPGLGLNANFMLDGLGFLFALLILGIGLLIILYARFYLSREDPMGQFYTYLLLFQGAMVGIVLSDNVLLLLIFWELTSLSSFLLIGYWKHLPEGRQGARMALAVTGSGGLAMIAGMLILGNIVGSYDLSVILQNKELIQASPFYMPALVLILLGCFTKSAQFPFHFWLPHAMAAPTPVSAYLHSATMVKAGLFLMARMWPVLAGTDAWFYIVATTGLVTMLIGASIALFKDDLKALLAFSTVSHLGLITMLLGFGTKIAAVAAVFHIINHATFKAALFMTAGIVDHETGTRDIKRLGGLRHLMPITFTIGTIAALSMAGLPPLNGFLSKEMMLEETVHTTWLHSHYLVPGLALLAALFSAAYSFRFVSHVFLGPEREDYPAHPHDPPVGLWIAPAFLVMLVILIGLYSAAIVGPLVAVVSSAVIGGEKLPYYSLKLWHGFTPALYMSVVATLGGLFLLALHKRGEQIWNALPRPEAKQIFEAIIDGLTRLSRWITDEMHNGILSRYAIIFVAFTVGLGYYAYSTGTIGIETRVPLPAQIIPIIGWICLVGATLGIMWFHRNRLLSLVLIGVVGLIVSIAFNYLSAPDLALTQISVEVVTMILLLLSLNFLPTETPWDSSAARRWRDAAISVVAGLGTGALIYAMMMRDFAFPTISEFHLANSYKGGGGTNVVNVILVDFRGFDTFGEIIVLGIAALIIFALTESVLGTNVRSYLLNRKPHWPQSGDSHPLMMVVVTRVMMPIALMVGAYIFFRGHNQPGGGFIAGLIVAIAYLMQYMASGYTWAIERQRFYYHGTIGWGVLIAAATGLGAWFNDRPFLTSDFGYLHWPPLEEFEWATAMLFDTGVFLAVLGAVMLALDSLSRLAWQPGMAQEFPMDINPLRDDLLEEEQEKEQA comes from the coding sequence TTGTCCCTATTCCTTATCGCGGCCCTTCCCTTCCTTGGCGCTGTTTTTCCCGCCCTGCTGATCCGTGCAGGCCGGAACGCAGCCGCTTCCTCCGCCGGTTTGACCACGTTCCTGGCCCTGATGGGCTTGCTGATCCATATCCCCGCAGTGATGCGCGGAGAAGTCGTAACCGCCCGGTTCGACTGGATACCGGGGCTGGGTCTGAACGCGAATTTCATGCTGGACGGCTTGGGATTTTTGTTCGCGTTGCTGATCCTGGGCATAGGATTGCTGATCATCCTCTATGCAAGGTTCTATCTGTCGCGCGAAGATCCAATGGGGCAGTTCTATACCTATCTTCTGCTGTTTCAGGGCGCGATGGTCGGGATCGTCCTTTCAGACAACGTCCTACTTCTGCTTATTTTCTGGGAACTTACATCGCTCAGCTCATTCCTGCTGATCGGTTATTGGAAACACCTGCCCGAAGGCCGCCAAGGTGCGCGTATGGCACTGGCGGTCACTGGCTCTGGCGGCCTGGCGATGATTGCCGGGATGCTGATCCTTGGCAACATCGTTGGATCTTATGACCTCAGCGTCATTTTACAGAACAAAGAGCTTATTCAGGCCTCACCCTTCTATATGCCTGCGCTTGTCCTGATCCTGCTGGGCTGTTTCACCAAATCGGCACAGTTTCCGTTTCATTTCTGGCTGCCGCACGCCATGGCAGCACCGACACCGGTTTCGGCATATCTGCACTCTGCCACCATGGTGAAAGCCGGCTTGTTTCTGATGGCACGGATGTGGCCGGTTCTGGCTGGCACGGATGCTTGGTTCTATATCGTGGCCACCACGGGTCTGGTCACCATGCTGATCGGCGCGTCAATCGCGTTGTTCAAGGACGATCTCAAAGCGCTTTTGGCTTTTTCGACCGTTTCGCATCTGGGTTTGATCACCATGCTTCTGGGTTTCGGCACAAAAATTGCCGCCGTCGCTGCCGTGTTCCACATCATCAACCACGCGACGTTCAAAGCCGCCTTGTTCATGACCGCCGGGATCGTGGATCACGAGACCGGCACGCGCGATATCAAAAGGCTGGGCGGCTTGCGCCACCTGATGCCGATCACCTTCACCATCGGCACGATTGCCGCCCTCTCAATGGCCGGGCTGCCGCCCTTGAACGGGTTCCTGTCCAAAGAGATGATGCTTGAGGAGACCGTGCACACCACATGGCTGCACTCTCATTACCTGGTTCCGGGCCTGGCGTTGCTGGCTGCGTTGTTCTCTGCCGCCTATTCCTTCCGCTTTGTGAGTCATGTTTTCCTTGGTCCAGAGCGGGAAGATTATCCGGCCCATCCGCATGACCCGCCCGTTGGGTTGTGGATCGCACCGGCATTCCTGGTCATGCTTGTCATCCTGATTGGCCTTTATTCCGCTGCCATTGTCGGACCTCTGGTTGCAGTGGTGTCAAGCGCGGTGATTGGCGGTGAAAAGCTGCCCTACTATTCACTGAAACTCTGGCATGGCTTCACACCGGCCCTTTACATGTCGGTTGTGGCCACGCTGGGCGGCCTGTTCCTGCTGGCGCTGCACAAACGGGGTGAGCAGATCTGGAACGCACTGCCCCGCCCCGAGGCCAAGCAGATCTTCGAAGCAATCATAGACGGGCTGACAAGACTGAGCCGCTGGATCACCGATGAGATGCACAACGGCATTCTCAGCCGCTATGCAATCATCTTTGTCGCCTTTACCGTTGGCCTCGGCTATTACGCGTATTCGACCGGGACAATTGGTATTGAGACCCGCGTTCCACTGCCGGCACAGATCATTCCGATCATCGGGTGGATCTGTCTGGTTGGCGCGACGCTGGGCATCATGTGGTTCCACCGCAACCGCCTGTTGTCGCTGGTATTGATCGGAGTCGTTGGCCTGATCGTTTCGATTGCCTTCAACTATCTCTCGGCCCCGGATCTCGCCTTGACGCAAATCTCGGTCGAAGTGGTGACAATGATCCTTTTGTTGCTGTCGCTGAACTTCCTGCCGACCGAAACGCCCTGGGACAGTTCAGCGGCCCGACGCTGGCGGGACGCCGCGATATCCGTCGTCGCGGGCCTTGGCACCGGTGCGCTGATCTACGCGATGATGATGCGCGATTTCGCTTTCCCGACGATTTCAGAGTTCCATCTGGCCAATTCCTACAAAGGCGGCGGCGGCACCAATGTGGTCAATGTGATCCTTGTTGACTTCCGGGGTTTTGATACCTTTGGCGAGATCATCGTTCTGGGCATCGCCGCACTGATCATCTTTGCGCTGACGGAATCCGTTCTCGGTACAAATGTCCGCAGCTATCTGCTGAACCGCAAACCGCATTGGCCGCAATCCGGGGACTCGCATCCGCTGATGATGGTTGTGGTTACCCGCGTGATGATGCCGATCGCACTTATGGTCGGGGCGTACATCTTCTTCCGCGGACACAACCAGCCCGGTGGCGGTTTTATCGCCGGGCTTATCGTCGCCATCGCTTACCTGATGCAGTACATGGCCAGCGGCTATACCTGGGCCATCGAGCGGCAGAGATTCTATTACCACGGCACCATCGGCTGGGGCGTTTTGATCGCCGCAGCAACCGGACTGGGTGCATGGTTCAACGATCGTCCTTTCCTGACCAGTGATTTCGGCTATCTTCACTGGCCACCGCTGGAGGAGTTCGAATGGGCCACCGCCATGCTGTTCGATACAGGTGTTTTCCTGGCGGTTCTGGGCGCGGTGATGCTGGCGCTGGACAGCTTGTCGCGACTTGCGTGGCAGCCGGGAATGGCACAGGAATTCCCGATGGATATCAACCCACTGCGGGATGATCTTCTGGAAGAAGAACAAGAGAAGGAGCAGGCCTGA
- a CDS encoding Na+/H+ antiporter subunit C, which produces MEALVASAVGIMTAAGIFLILRRRTFPVILGLSLITYAVNVFLFATGRLALNAPAVLNKYKDVPYTDPLPQALVLTAIVISFGMTAVIVMISLSAYLSAKDDHIDMTAQDSVDAPGDDA; this is translated from the coding sequence ATGGAAGCGCTCGTAGCCTCTGCCGTCGGCATCATGACTGCCGCCGGGATATTCCTGATCCTGCGCCGTCGGACGTTCCCTGTCATTCTGGGCCTGTCTCTGATCACATACGCGGTGAACGTGTTTCTATTCGCGACCGGGCGACTTGCTTTGAACGCACCGGCAGTCCTGAACAAGTACAAGGACGTCCCCTATACCGACCCGCTGCCGCAGGCGCTGGTTCTGACCGCTATCGTGATTTCTTTCGGGATGACTGCCGTGATCGTGATGATCTCACTCAGCGCATACCTGTCCGCCAAAGACGACCATATCGACATGACCGCCCAGGACAGTGTTGACGCACCGGGAGATGACGCATGA
- a CDS encoding monovalent cation/H+ antiporter subunit D — protein sequence MNHWIVAPIVLPAILAPFIIMVLRYHLDLQRIFSVAGVVALLGIALTITAQASGGDIQVYELGDWPAPFGIVMVLDRMSAMMVLLTALLALPIVLYAIASGWDDRGKHFHALFHFQLMGVCGAFLTGDAFNLFVFFEVLLIASYGLMTHGGGAVRLKAGVQYVAYNLLGSTLFLFALGTIYGVTGTLNMADIAVRVAQIPAEDTALLRVGAVLLLLVFCIKAAVLPLHFWLPASYANAPLPVAALFAIMTKVGAYSILRMYTLAFGPEVEATQGLVGEWLQPAALLTLAVGVVGILGSQHIARMVAFCAIASMGTLLIAIAQFTPDATAAALYYVFHSTLATALLFLVADLIMERQGGTIAPKPPMPQSGLIAALFFVGAIAMAGMPPLSGFVGKLLVLDASRDASDATAVWAVILIGSFVTIVGLARAGSLIFWKSHDAEVVATKETVEGEEASAPTAPEPQPGLAFTAVFGAVAGLILLTLFAGPALEYTSKTAEQLFAPDNYISAVLGREE from the coding sequence ATGAACCACTGGATCGTTGCGCCGATCGTCCTGCCCGCGATTCTGGCCCCGTTCATCATCATGGTCCTGCGATACCATCTGGACCTGCAGCGCATCTTCTCGGTCGCCGGTGTTGTGGCTTTGCTTGGGATTGCGCTGACGATCACGGCTCAGGCCTCGGGCGGGGATATTCAGGTGTACGAGCTTGGCGACTGGCCCGCCCCGTTTGGCATTGTCATGGTGCTGGATCGCATGTCCGCAATGATGGTTCTGCTGACTGCCCTGCTGGCCCTGCCGATTGTGTTATATGCCATTGCCTCGGGCTGGGATGACCGGGGCAAGCATTTTCATGCGCTGTTCCATTTCCAACTCATGGGCGTTTGTGGCGCCTTCCTGACTGGCGACGCCTTCAACCTTTTCGTTTTCTTCGAGGTTCTGTTGATCGCCTCTTACGGCCTGATGACACATGGCGGTGGCGCGGTGCGGTTGAAAGCGGGTGTGCAGTATGTGGCTTACAACCTTTTGGGGTCGACCCTGTTTCTGTTTGCCCTCGGTACGATCTATGGCGTGACCGGTACGCTGAACATGGCGGACATCGCCGTGCGCGTTGCGCAAATTCCGGCCGAAGATACCGCATTGCTGCGCGTTGGCGCGGTGCTGTTGCTGTTGGTCTTCTGTATCAAGGCTGCCGTTCTGCCCCTGCACTTCTGGCTACCGGCCAGCTATGCCAACGCCCCCCTGCCCGTTGCGGCCCTGTTTGCAATCATGACCAAGGTCGGTGCCTATTCGATCCTGCGGATGTATACGCTGGCCTTCGGTCCCGAAGTAGAAGCCACGCAGGGTCTGGTTGGCGAGTGGCTGCAACCTGCAGCGCTGCTAACGCTTGCGGTCGGCGTTGTCGGCATTCTGGGGTCGCAGCATATTGCCCGCATGGTTGCCTTCTGTGCAATTGCATCCATGGGCACTTTGCTGATCGCGATTGCGCAATTCACGCCCGACGCAACGGCAGCCGCCCTTTATTACGTCTTCCATTCGACCCTTGCGACGGCGTTGCTGTTTCTCGTTGCGGACCTGATCATGGAACGACAGGGAGGGACCATCGCCCCCAAACCGCCAATGCCACAAAGCGGGTTGATAGCCGCGTTGTTCTTTGTCGGCGCCATCGCCATGGCCGGGATGCCGCCACTGTCCGGCTTTGTAGGCAAACTTTTGGTTCTGGACGCTTCGCGTGATGCATCCGATGCCACCGCAGTCTGGGCAGTGATCCTGATCGGATCATTTGTCACCATCGTCGGGCTGGCCCGCGCCGGGTCGCTGATCTTCTGGAAAAGCCATGACGCTGAAGTTGTCGCAACCAAAGAAACCGTCGAAGGCGAAGAGGCGTCTGCCCCCACCGCCCCCGAACCGCAACCCGGCCTTGCCTTTACGGCTGTGTTCGGGGCCGTGGCAGGTCTGATCCTGCTGACCCTGTTCGCAGGTCCGGCTCTGGAGTACACGAGCAAAACCGCAGAGCAGTTGTTTGCACCTGATAACTACATCTCTGCCGTCTTGGGAAGGGAAGAGTGA